A window from Taeniopygia guttata chromosome 10, bTaeGut7.mat, whole genome shotgun sequence encodes these proteins:
- the TICRR gene encoding treslin: MSCSHSAVFLLDTAGPRQRLQRGALRLLTLLGCRFGLSRLRWAFRFFDSLGGRGGASRGGGFRPPGPRAWQRFEEELAERLGPRDPAGLPGPAPRAALTHSGLKETLLDFQWDRPEIASPAKPPRRSRRTGLAAPEPPEAPPEGFVNAVFLFSPCPHSRRELRQFVSGNDAPASPGEPPSAQELAEKLLPKSVQELLVEQKITLFWVDTADCAQLIECPDHGGYWTMLEVICQMGGTILPAETLVHCLSHSRADAAPGFLGDSGFPEPQAVPWARLLPLDGTLNCLFSRPSLYRSVFPQQEGTLLLSVPGGKKQESCAVILEPLAMSQRQLQCPVSIVVKGSLMGWSLAQAGHFLTESWILQSSQAEQGECNRALFHQLLRSLLAEGLHMIAEVSLSKTWCPCTAVLSPLSGDTAVLTVLGPEKTAEIQGCSLEGAVVEDSSQDSATHLPEIVNSVLSKIDMSAEDSLASLGQETPVPEWVQRELSHTGGWHPSVLEAWYPASNACGASSDLMESFRLLQVPSANGKDGADQSDVELSESLSELYQRKFSETSAAAGPGHNKKRRGVPRTPVRQKMKTMPRSLQMLNVARLNVKAQKFQPDAVPPAVNEKVPQKLSAKRLDEKVEGKTKALKISIDFQTEEELQSHLTTSYQKAVAEGIPSSVCAQNMIMAIKRFLKIQDAKEKEVACVERVRNHLLKTSKMLRQQHGSQKETKVRECRLQVFLRLELCLQCPSLQSNAEEMEQLLEEMTDMLRILCLTEDPAYLTKFLEEILELYMNSIPKILGDIYYGLGTQIPPKLASVLPSDFFSDDSMTLDSKSPGLPPSLSSVLTPSTVCTESDQLEELRTRSAKKRRNIVLARHRSMTEAPQNLRQIEIPKVAKNPIRKENLHSYPATEKSQQMPLLQKEAVQEVTKVRRNLFNEELLSPSKRSLKKMLRSQSVSAVEGLKYKCTSEGSKDHRKLLTKRVAETPLHKQVSRRLLHKQIKGRSSDPGCDTGVVEESPEKAIYEAGLRRSPRIKQLSLNRTCSGAFYSTTQPSSKKSQHLHQGQEKENCKRQDVEGLNQHSESAPVHTPKRFFFGAVTDMCSPAGKHSPGRRRTRKDSLHLEELTSCQTPRKTPHKLAQKPLNSASNLPRRSPRIVHRTPQKLEKTPGKSPAAKQNVAKCLGKCFSDLAQRLKSPSALTDSRSVHLLQVTAEDSCAALTISPPCKERGWRTPKHEGFTELNASVLPPTDSNPTVSPPSATQGGCSTELQTPRRSLRNLSKLASQVSARRQILTEEIQVQLDQLSQAPKRTPRKLEDPGSKLRTSPLSTEISQLAVRPEPLCNSPLCESSTNTVTSCSASCTQAGESDWEPGASKPSPQKTPGITGTSLRSLLHTPEQAKCEPGSRGESLTCAALTENEDNQHGSGGNCSVESLQLHQSQVTENTSVLEKSKQMDRVSQKSPLREDLENLENHLSPKPFAGGQEHAQNAERDCEPSVKGENCSANTCESFLSDLQTGSDDLEGRTVQREEYMGLKAPSLKRRSRFALNTSPPMQKSPPAYSLRCTPDRRQREAAARMGEPQFAAKFSTPESRGKLPSASPPTYEVEIEMQASGLPKLRIKKIGSCSSLEVQPEASASKPKGGESPFSDFAVTWCSKHPGKLAAACVSPSCCRSFHSTPGKGAGQTYICQSYTPTSCASTVTSPFPLEAVLQTPSPKQKGKTTPEAINDWPRRKRAAGSTASVSCGQGERNANDQTRASAGIERMMRISEHCSSKVTNTLGEFELEGICRLQDPASPSDSEPRVDEDSATGTFGLKSRKRVFTYLSPEKEKNDSAKRSCPDRGSLELTGFSTDEGNRSKSRTDSVLPEKPGACALKTLEQHSCLGDDDVFLSSGSTPPLKSGLSASSLRALTQSPLLSPPPVQRKRVQEEESDAVQITANQELSPFHVMISRRHRLSRTYSRKKLLS; this comes from the exons ATGTCGTGCTCGCACAGCGCCGTGTTCCTGCTGGACACCGCCGGGCCCCGCCAGCGCCTCCAGCGCGGCGCCCTCCGCCTCCTCACCCTCCTGGGCTGCCGCTTCGGCCTCTCCCGCCTCCGCTGGGCCTTCCGCTTCTTCGACTCGCtgggcgggcgcggcggcgcCTCGCGGGGCGGTGGGTTCCGCCCGCCGGGGCCCCGCGCCTGGCAGCGCTTCGAGGAGGAGCTGGCGGAGCGGCTCGGGCCGCGGGACCCCGCCGgcctgcccggccccgcgccccgcgctGCCCTCACGCACAGCGGGCTCAAGGAGACGCTGCTCGACTTCCAGTGGGACCGGCCGGAGATCGCGTCCCCCGCCAAGCCGCCCCGCAGGAGCCGCAGGACGGGGCTGGCCGCCCCAGAGCCCCCGGAGGCGCCGCCCGAGGGCTTCGTGAATGCCGTGTTCCTGTTCTCCCCCTGCCCGCACTCGCGGAGGGAGCTCCGGCAGTTCGTCTCGGGGAACGACGCCCCCGCCTCCCCCGGAGAGCCGCCCTCGGCGCAGGAGCTGGCGGAGAAACTCCTGCCCAAGAgcgtgcaggagctgctggtggaaCAGAAAATCACCCTGTTCTGGGTGGACACTGCCGACTGCGCTCAG CTGATCGAATGCCCAGATCATGGTGGCTACTGGACAATGTTGGAAGTGATTTGTCAGATGGGAGGCACCATTTTGCCAGCTGAAACCTTGGTGCACTGTTTGAGTCACTCCAGGGCAGATGCTGCTCCTGGCTTCCTTGGAGACTCCGGGTTCCCTGAGCCACAGGCTGTGCCTTGGGCCAGGCTTCTGCCCCTGGATGGGACTTTGAACTGCTTGTTCTCCAGGCCATCCCTGTATCGATCAGTGTTTCCCCAGCAAGAAGGAACATTGCTTCTCAGTGTGCctg GAGGGAAGAAGCAGGAAAGCTGTGCCGTGATCCTGGAACCTCTTGCCATGAGCCAAAGACAGCTGCAGTGTCCAGTCAGCATTGTCGTGAAGGGAAGCTTGATGGGTTGGAGCTTGGCACAGGCTGGCCACTTCCTCACAGAGAGCTGGATACTGCAGAGCTCACAGGCTGAGCAGGGAGAGTGTAACAGGGCTCTGTTTCATCAGCTCTTGAGGAGTCTGCTGGCTGAAGGACTGCACATG attgCTGAAGTATCTCTGTCTAAAACTTGGTGCCCCTGCACTGCTGTTCTGTCACCTCTTTCTGGGGATACTGCAGTTCTGACTGTGCTTGGCCCTGAGAAGACTGCTGAAATTCAGGGATGCAGCCTTGAAGGAGCTGTAGTGGAAGACTCTTCCCAAGACTCTGCCACTCACCTGCCAGAGATTGTGAATAGTGTGTTGAGTAAAATTGACATGTCAGCGGAAGATTCTCTGGCCAGTCTGG GACAAGAAACTCCAGTGCCAGAGTGGGTCCAGCGGGAGCTGTCCCATACAGGGGGCTGGCATCCTTCAGTGCTGGAAGCGTGGTATCCTGCATCCAATGCCTGTGGAGCAAGCTCGGATCTGATGGAGTCATTCAG GCTCCTGCAGGTTCCTAGTGCTAACGGGAAGGATGGTGCAGACCAATCTGATGTGGAGCTCTCAGAAAGTCTGTCTGAGCTGTACCAGAGAAAATTCAGTGaaacctctgctgcagctggaccAGGACATAACAAAAAAAGAC GTGGGGTTCCCCGAACTCCAGTCAGGCAGAAGATGAAGACCATGCCCAGATCCCTGCAGATGCTCAATGTAGCAAGACTAAATGTAAAAGCTCAGAAGTTTCAACCTGATGCTGTGCCACCAGCAGTGAATGAGAAGGTTCCACAGAAGCTTTCAGCAAAAAGATTGGATGAAAAGGTGGAAGGAAAGACAAAAGCACTTAAAATATCAATTG ACTTCCAAacagaggaggagctgcagtcCCACTTGACTACAAGCTACCAGAAGGCTGTTGCTGAGGGAATTCCCTCATCTGTGTGTGCCCAGAATATGATCATGGCCATTAAAAGGTTCTTGAAAATACAAGATGCCAAAGAGAAGGAG GTGGCCTGTGTGGAAAGAGTCAGGAACCATCTCCTGAAGACCAGCAAAATGCTCAGACAACAGCATGGCTCACAGAAGGAGACCAAAGTCAGAGA GTGCCGACTTCAGGTATTTTTGCGCCTTGAGTTGTGCCTTCAGTGCCCTTCGCTGCAAAGCAACGCTGAGGAAATGGAGCAGCTGTTAGAAGAG ATGACAGATATGCTGCGCATTTTATGTCTGACTGAAGACCCAGCCTATCTTACAAAGTTTCTAGAGGAAATACTAGAATT GTATATGAATTCTATACCAAAGatccttggagatatttatTATGGTCTGGGTACACAAATACCTCCGAAGCTGGCATCTGTTCTGCCTTCAGACTTCTTCAGTGATGACTCCATGACTCTGGATAGCAAATCTCCAGGCCTTCCTCCCTCTTTATCATCTGTCTTAACTCCCAGTACCGTTTGCACTGAGAGTgatcagctggaggagctgcgCACCAGATCTGCCAAAAAGAGAAG GAATATTGTGTTAGCCAGACACAGGAGCATGACAGAAGCACCACAGAACTTGCGTCAAATTGAGATTCCCAAGGTAGCCAAGAACCCCATCAGAAAG GAGAACTTGCATTCTTACCCTGCCACTGAGAAGTCCCAGCAGATGCCTTTGCTGCAGAAAGAGGCAGTGCAAG AGGTTACAAAGGTAAGGAGGAATCTCTTCAATGAAGAGCTACTTTCACCATCAAAAAGATCACTGAAAAAGATGCTGAGAAGCCAGTCAGTATCTGCTGTGGAAGGCCTAAAATACAAATGCACCAGTGAGGGCAGCAAAG ATCATCGCAAGTTATTGACCAAGAGAGTTGCAGAAACACCACTACACAAGCAGGTGTCCAGGAGACTCCTACACAAGCAGATCAAAGGCCG GTCTTCTGATCCAGGTTGTGACACTGGTGTTGTAGAAGAATCTCCAGAGAAGGCTATATATG AAGCAGGTTTGAGAAGAAGCCCACGCATCAAACAGCTGTCTTTGAATAGGACTTGCTCTGGTGCTTTCTATTCCACTACACAGCCCAGctcaaaaaaatcacagcatctCCACCAGGGACAAGAAAAGGAGAACTGTAAACGGCAGGATGTAGAAG GCCTTAACCAGCATTCAGAGAGCGCCCCAGTCCACACTCCCAAGAGGTTTTTCTTTGGTGCAGTCACTGACATGTGTAGTCCTGCAGGGAAGCATTCACCTGGAAGGAGGAGAACAAGAAAAGATTCCTTACACTTAGAGGAGCTTACCTCATGTCAG ACTCCTAGAAAAACACCTCATAAACTTGCCCAGAAGCCACTAAATTCTGCCAGTAATCTCCCAAGGAGATCGCCTCGCATTGTCCACAGGACACCACAAAAGCTGGAGAAGACACCTGGCAAAAGTCCAGCAGCTAAGCAGAATGTAGCTAAATGTTTGGGAAAGTGCTTTTCTGATCTTGCACAAAGGCTCAAGTCTCCATCTGCGCTAACTGACAGCAGGAGTGTTCACTTACTGCAAGTAACTGCTGAGGACTCTTGTGCAGCTCTGACAATTTCCCCTCCTTGCAAAGAGCGTGGCTGGCGAACACCAAAACACGAGGGGTTCACAGAGCTTAATGCCTCTGTATTACCTCCAACAGATTCAAATCCAACTGTGTCTCCCCCCTCTGCCACCCAAGGAGGGTGTTCTACAGAACTTCAGACTCCAAGACGTTCCTTGAGAAACCTCTCAAAATTAGCATCTCAAGTTAGTGCTCGGAGACAAATCCTTACAGAGGAAATTCAGGTGCAGTTAGATCAGTTATCTCAAGCACCTAAAAGGACACCTAGGAAACTTGAAGATCCAGGTTCAAAGTTACGTACCAGCCCACTGAGTACAGAAATATCTCAACTTGCTGTGAGGCCAGAGCCTCTCTGCAATTCTCCACTCTGTGAAAGTTCCACAAACACTGTGACAAGCTGCTCTGCGTCCTGCACGCAGGCTGGGGAGTCTGACTGGGAACCTGGTGCATCTAAACCATCTCCTCAAAAGACTCCAGGTATTACTGGCACTTCACTGAGGTCCCTGCTTCACACACCCGAGCAGGCCAAATGTGAACCAGGTTCTAGAGGAGAGAGCCTCACATGTGCAGCACTTACAGAGAATGAGGATAATCAGCATGGTAGTGGTGGTAACTGTTCTGTAGAAAGCCTTCAGCTTCATCAGTCCCAAGTTACTGAAAATACTTCTGTTTTGGAGAAAAGTAAACAGATGGATAGAGTGTCTCAAAAGTCTCCTTTAAGAGAGGACTTGGAAAACTTGGAAAACCATTTGTCTCCAAAGCCTtttgctggagggcaggaacaTGCACAGAATGCTGAGAGAGACTGTGAGCCATCAGTTAAGGGGGAGAACTGCAGTGCAAACACCTGTGAGTCCTTCCTAAGTGATTTGCAAACAGGTAGTGATGACTTGGAAGGAAGAACTGTGCAGAGGGAAGAATATATGGGACTGAAGGCTCCAAGTCTCAAGAGGCGCTCCAGATTTGCCCTGAATACTTCCCCTCCTATGCAGAAGTCTCCTCCTGCCTATTCCTTACGCTGCACTCCAGACAGGAGGCAGCGGGAAGCTGCGGCTCGCATGGGAGAGCCTCAGTTTGCAGCCAAGTTCTCGACTCCTGAAAGTCGTGGCAAActtccctctgccagcccaCCGACCTACGAAGTGGAAATTGAAATGCAAGCTTCAGGCCTGCCCAAGCTTCGCATTAAGAAAATTGGCTCTTGCTCATCCTTGGAAGTTCAACCTGAAGCAAGTGCCAGCAAACCCAAGGGAGGAGAAAGCCCCTTCAGTGATTTTGCTGTGACCTGGTGCAGCAAGCACCCAGGAAAACTAGCAGCCGCCTGTGtttccccatcctgctgccgTTCTTTCCATAGTACACCTGGGAAAGGTGCAGGACAAACTTACATATGCCAGTCGTACACCCCAACAAGCTGTGCCTCTACTGTCACCTCCCCATTCCCGTTGGAAGCAGTTCTCCAGACACCTTCTCCAAAGCAGAAGGGAAAGACTACCCCTGAAGCCATCAATGACTGGCCTcggaggaagagagcagcaggcagcactgcTAGTGTGAGCTGTGGTCAGGGCGAGAGGAATGCCAATGATCAGACACGGGCATCAGCAGGCATAGAAAGAATGATGAGGATCTCAgaacactgcagcagcaaagtgaCAAATACTCTTGGGGAATTTGAACTGGAAGGGATTTGCAGGCTCCAGGATCCGGCATCTCCTAGTGACTCTGAACCGAGGGTTGATGAGGACTCTGCCACGGGAACTTTTGGTTTGAAGTCTCGGAAGCGGGTCTTTACTTACCTGTCAccagaaaaggagaagaatgACAGTGCCAAGAGGTCGTGTCCTGATAGGGGCAGCTTGGAGCTCACTGGCTTTTCCACAGATGAGGGCAACAGAAGTAAATCAAGGACAGACTCTGTACTTCCTGAGAAACCAGGAGCATGTGCCCTCAAAACACTGGAGCAGCACAGTTGTCTAGGGGATGATGATGTCTTCCTTTCATCAG GCTCCACTCCACCCTTGAAGAGTGGACTTTCTGCTAGCAGCCTTCGAGCCCTGACCCAGTCTCCACTGCTGTCCCCACCACCAGTTCAGAGGAAGCGTGTTCAAG AAGAGGAATCTGATGCTGTCCAAATTACTGCCAACCAGGAGCTGTCTCCATTCCACGTCATGATTTCCAGAAGGCATCGCCTTAGCAGGACTTACTCACGGAAAAAGTTGCTCAGCTGA